In Oryza sativa Japonica Group chromosome 3, ASM3414082v1, one DNA window encodes the following:
- the LOC4334119 gene encoding universal stress protein A-like protein isoform X4, protein MEEKGASPAAAAATSGEPGAAAGTMKVVVAVDASEESLNALSWALDNVIGRRAGAVSVVVVHAQHGPDHFVYPVAAHAIAYAPASAIESMRKAQEEISRKVVSRALDVCKQREVSATGAIVEGDAKEAICQAVEEMHADMLVLGSRGLGKIKRAFLGSVSDYLVHHACCPVLVVKPTKAHDK, encoded by the exons ATGGAGGAGAAGGGCGCgtctcccgcggcggcggcggcgacgagcggggagccgggagcggcggcggggacgatgaaggtggtggtggccgtggaCGCGAGCGAGGAGAGCCTGAACGCGCTGTCGTGGGCGCTGGACAACGTCATcgggcgccgcgccggcgccgtttcggtcgtcgtcgtccacgcGCAGCACGGCCCCGACCACTTCGTCTACCCCGTCGCCGCGCACG CCATAGCCTACGCCCCCGCCTCGGCGATCGAGTCCATGAGGAAGGCGCAGGAGGAGATCTCCAGGAAGGTCGTGTCGCGCGCGCTCGACGTCTGCAAGCAGAGAGAG GTGAGCGCGACGGGCGCCATCGTGGAGGGCGACGCCAAGGAGGCCATCTGCCAGGCCGTGGAGGAGATGCACGCCGACATGCTCGTCCTGGGAAGCCGCGGCCTAGGCAAGATCAAGAG GGCGTTCTTGGGCAGCGTCAGCGACTACCTCGTCCATCACGCGTGCTGCCCCGTGCTGGTCGTGAAGCCCACCAAGGCGCACGACAAGTGA
- the LOC4334119 gene encoding universal stress protein A-like protein isoform X3 — translation MEEKGASPAAAAATSGEPGAAAGTMKVVVAVDASEESLNALSWALDNVIGRRAGAVSVVVVHAQHGPDHFVYPVAAHAAIAYAPASAIESMRKAQEEISRKVVSRALDVCKQREVSATGAIVEGDAKEAICQAVEEMHADMLVLGSRGLGKIKRAFLGSVSDYLVHHACCPVLVVKPTKAHDK, via the exons ATGGAGGAGAAGGGCGCgtctcccgcggcggcggcggcgacgagcggggagccgggagcggcggcggggacgatgaaggtggtggtggccgtggaCGCGAGCGAGGAGAGCCTGAACGCGCTGTCGTGGGCGCTGGACAACGTCATcgggcgccgcgccggcgccgtttcggtcgtcgtcgtccacgcGCAGCACGGCCCCGACCACTTCGTCTACCCCGTCGCCGCGCACG CAGCCATAGCCTACGCCCCCGCCTCGGCGATCGAGTCCATGAGGAAGGCGCAGGAGGAGATCTCCAGGAAGGTCGTGTCGCGCGCGCTCGACGTCTGCAAGCAGAGAGAG GTGAGCGCGACGGGCGCCATCGTGGAGGGCGACGCCAAGGAGGCCATCTGCCAGGCCGTGGAGGAGATGCACGCCGACATGCTCGTCCTGGGAAGCCGCGGCCTAGGCAAGATCAAGAG GGCGTTCTTGGGCAGCGTCAGCGACTACCTCGTCCATCACGCGTGCTGCCCCGTGCTGGTCGTGAAGCCCACCAAGGCGCACGACAAGTGA
- the LOC4334119 gene encoding universal stress protein A-like protein isoform X2, whose amino-acid sequence MEEKGASPAAAAATSGEPGAAAGTMKVVVAVDASEESLNALSWALDNVIGRRAGAVSVVVVHAQHGPDHFVYPVAAHGIGSIAYAPASAIESMRKAQEEISRKVVSRALDVCKQREVSATGAIVEGDAKEAICQAVEEMHADMLVLGSRGLGKIKRAFLGSVSDYLVHHACCPVLVVKPTKAHDK is encoded by the exons ATGGAGGAGAAGGGCGCgtctcccgcggcggcggcggcgacgagcggggagccgggagcggcggcggggacgatgaaggtggtggtggccgtggaCGCGAGCGAGGAGAGCCTGAACGCGCTGTCGTGGGCGCTGGACAACGTCATcgggcgccgcgccggcgccgtttcggtcgtcgtcgtccacgcGCAGCACGGCCCCGACCACTTCGTCTACCCCGTCGCCGCGCACGGTATCGGAT CCATAGCCTACGCCCCCGCCTCGGCGATCGAGTCCATGAGGAAGGCGCAGGAGGAGATCTCCAGGAAGGTCGTGTCGCGCGCGCTCGACGTCTGCAAGCAGAGAGAG GTGAGCGCGACGGGCGCCATCGTGGAGGGCGACGCCAAGGAGGCCATCTGCCAGGCCGTGGAGGAGATGCACGCCGACATGCTCGTCCTGGGAAGCCGCGGCCTAGGCAAGATCAAGAG GGCGTTCTTGGGCAGCGTCAGCGACTACCTCGTCCATCACGCGTGCTGCCCCGTGCTGGTCGTGAAGCCCACCAAGGCGCACGACAAGTGA
- the LOC4334119 gene encoding universal stress protein A-like protein isoform X1: MEEKGASPAAAAATSGEPGAAAGTMKVVVAVDASEESLNALSWALDNVIGRRAGAVSVVVVHAQHGPDHFVYPVAAHGIGSAIAYAPASAIESMRKAQEEISRKVVSRALDVCKQREVSATGAIVEGDAKEAICQAVEEMHADMLVLGSRGLGKIKRAFLGSVSDYLVHHACCPVLVVKPTKAHDK; the protein is encoded by the exons ATGGAGGAGAAGGGCGCgtctcccgcggcggcggcggcgacgagcggggagccgggagcggcggcggggacgatgaaggtggtggtggccgtggaCGCGAGCGAGGAGAGCCTGAACGCGCTGTCGTGGGCGCTGGACAACGTCATcgggcgccgcgccggcgccgtttcggtcgtcgtcgtccacgcGCAGCACGGCCCCGACCACTTCGTCTACCCCGTCGCCGCGCACGGTATCGGAT CAGCCATAGCCTACGCCCCCGCCTCGGCGATCGAGTCCATGAGGAAGGCGCAGGAGGAGATCTCCAGGAAGGTCGTGTCGCGCGCGCTCGACGTCTGCAAGCAGAGAGAG GTGAGCGCGACGGGCGCCATCGTGGAGGGCGACGCCAAGGAGGCCATCTGCCAGGCCGTGGAGGAGATGCACGCCGACATGCTCGTCCTGGGAAGCCGCGGCCTAGGCAAGATCAAGAG GGCGTTCTTGGGCAGCGTCAGCGACTACCTCGTCCATCACGCGTGCTGCCCCGTGCTGGTCGTGAAGCCCACCAAGGCGCACGACAAGTGA
- the LOC4334120 gene encoding uncharacterized protein, which yields MALLMDPGAGGPLTESEKADLDAIAAIKESAAAEYKEKGNRLVKMGRSHYADAVDCYTKAIAQMEPLPPPPVPSPDASVLFANRAHVNLLLGNHRRALDDAARAVQLSPSNVKAYYRAAKAAIALGLLPEAAAFCRRGIEQDPANEELKKLLAQVDAQQSEQDRHRAKVAQAVSAAKDIVAAIEKRGLKLGKAAYQELTGVKKPKLDEQGVLHWPVLLLYPEVMSSDFIEDFPETDTFVPHLDVMFSESSPPLPWDDKHAYTRDAVELYYQAGVGTVLSKSEILKILLEGTMDSKSLPESLLDEEDGENDDGKSSTITSSDKGSVKWINVKEGKTLQEVLQHKDFIIPAIPVFFVVSRKSTFYRKFKAGNWSLP from the exons ATGGCGCTGCTGATGGATCCCGGGGCGGGAGGCCCCCTGACGGAGAGCGAGAAGGCCGACCtggacgccatcgccgccatcaaggagtcggcggcggcagagtACAAGGAGAAGGGCAACCGGCTCGTCAAGATGGGCCGGAGCCACtacgccgacgccgtcgactGCTACACCAAGGCCATTGCCCAGAtggagccgctgccgccgccgccggtgccatCCCCCGACGCCTCCGTCCTCTTCGCCAACCGCGCCCACGTCAACCTCCTCCTCGGCAACCACCGCCGCGCCCTCGACGACGCCGCCCGTGCCGTCCAGCTCTCTCCCTCCAACGTCAAG GCGTACTACCGGGCGGCGAAAGCGGCGATTGCTCTCGGCTTgctgccggaggcggcggccttcTGCCGGCGGGGGATCGAGCAGGACCCTGCTAatgaggagctcaagaaatTGCTCGCACAAGTGGACGCCCAACAGAGTGAGCAAGATCGTCATAGGGCCAAGGTTGCGCAGGCCGTGTCCGCTGCGAAG GATATTGTTGCCGCTATAGAGAAGAGGGGGTTGAAGCTTGGGAAGGCAGCATATCAAGAGCTTACCGGTGTAAAGAAGCCGAAGTTGGATGAGCAGGGTGTGCTTCACTGGCCAGTTCTTCTGCTCTACCCGGAGGTCATGTCGAGTGACTTCATCGAGGATTTTCCGGAGACAGATACTTTCGTGCCCCACCTTGATGTC ATGTTCTCAGAAAGTTCTCCACCATTACCATGGGATGATAAACACGCTTACACACGGGATGCTGTTGAGTTATATTATCAG GCTGGCGTTGGCACAGTTCTGTCCAAAAGTGAAATATTGAAAATTCTTTTGGAAGGCACTATGGACTCAAAGTCACTTCCTGAAAGCCTGCTTGATGAGGAAGATGGAGAAAATGATGATGGCAAGAGCAGCACAATTACATCATCAG ATAAGGGTTCTGTGAAGTGGATCAATGTAAAAGAGGGAAAAACTCTTCAAGAAGTGCTGCAGCATAAAGACTTCATCATCCCTGCAATTCCTG TGTTCTTTGTTGTTTCAAGAAAATCCACCTTTTACAGAAAGTTCAAGGCAGGAAACTGGTCTTTGCCGTAA